A DNA window from Rhodococcus sp. Z13 contains the following coding sequences:
- a CDS encoding ROK family protein — MTAPIPGDGRTAIGIDVGGTSIRAAAVDADGLVVDSARTQTPASAGALEDALHRLVDHLRARNDVVAVGLAVAGFLTEDRTRVRFAPHLAWVDTPLAATLTARFGLPVVLEHDANAAAWAEYRFGAAAGSRVTVMITLGTGIGAALLLDGRIFRGAHGVAPELGHLQVVPDGRPCACGKRGCWETYCSGTGLVDTAVELLAADPGRSVLAADVDTDPGSLTGRRIAGAAQDGDPVAVAAFADFARSLGLGLALVADVYDPELVVIGGGVSGSAPLFLDDARERYAAAVTGAGHRPLARVRVAQLGDAAGLIGAADLARAAVSGSWIAAE, encoded by the coding sequence ATGACCGCGCCGATCCCGGGCGACGGCCGCACCGCGATCGGAATCGACGTGGGCGGCACGAGCATCCGTGCCGCCGCGGTCGACGCCGACGGTCTCGTCGTCGACAGTGCCCGCACCCAGACCCCGGCCTCGGCCGGTGCGCTCGAGGACGCCCTGCACCGCCTCGTCGACCATCTCCGCGCCCGCAACGACGTGGTGGCGGTGGGGCTCGCCGTCGCCGGTTTCCTCACCGAGGACCGCACCCGGGTGCGCTTCGCGCCGCACCTGGCCTGGGTGGACACCCCGCTCGCCGCGACCCTCACCGCGCGCTTCGGGCTGCCGGTGGTCCTCGAACACGACGCGAACGCCGCGGCCTGGGCCGAGTACCGCTTCGGGGCGGCCGCCGGCAGCCGCGTCACGGTGATGATCACCCTCGGCACCGGTATCGGCGCGGCGCTGCTGCTCGACGGCCGGATCTTCCGCGGTGCCCACGGGGTGGCCCCCGAACTCGGGCACCTGCAGGTCGTGCCCGACGGCCGGCCGTGTGCCTGCGGCAAACGTGGATGCTGGGAAACCTATTGCAGCGGAACGGGTCTCGTGGACACCGCGGTGGAGCTGCTCGCCGCCGATCCCGGCCGTTCCGTGCTCGCCGCCGACGTCGACACCGACCCCGGTTCGCTGACGGGCCGGCGGATCGCCGGCGCCGCCCAGGATGGGGATCCCGTCGCCGTCGCGGCCTTCGCCGACTTCGCCCGCAGCCTCGGGCTCGGTCTCGCGCTCGTCGCCGACGTCTACGACCCCGAACTCGTCGTCATCGGGGGAGGGGTGTCGGGATCGGCGCCGCTGTTCCTCGACGACGCCCGCGAGCGCTATGCCGCGGCCGTCACCGGCGCCGGGCACCGGCCCCTGGCGCGGGTGCGGGTCGCCCAGCTCGGCGACGCTGCCGGTCTGATCGGCGCCGCGGATCTCGCCCGCGCCGCCGTGTCCGGGTCGTGGATCGCGGCCGAGTGA